In Synergistetes bacterium HGW-Synergistetes-1, the genomic window GAGTATGAGAAATGCACGGCAGACAAATCATTCAGGGAAGAATATCTCTCCCTTCTAAAGGACTACGTGGGACGTCCCTCCGCACTCACCGAGTGCAAAAACCTCACCAGGACAGTAGGTGGGGCCAGGATCTTCCTCAAGAGAGAAGACCTCAACCACACAGGGGCTCACAAGATAAACAACTGCATAGGACAGGCACTTCTTGCCAAAAGAATGGGCAAGAAAAAAATCATTGCTGAGACAGGGGCAGGCATGCACGGCGTTGCAAGTGCCACAGTCGCAGCGCTGATGGGTATGGAATGCGATGTCTACATGGGAGAAGTCGACGTACAGCGCCAGGCCCCGAATGTGCTCAGGATGAAAGCGCTTGGCGCTAAAGTCGTACCTGTCTCAGACGGACAGGGAACGCTCAAGGAAGCTGTAGATGCAGCACTTGCGGCATTCTGCAACGACACCTCGGTCTTTTACCTTATCGGTTCTGCGGTTGGGCCGCACCCATATCCGACTATGGTACAGAATTTCCAGAAAATAATCGGCGAGGAAGCAAGGGCGCAGATGCTTGAACGGACCGGCTCCCTGCCGGACGCCGTCATCGCATGTGTAGGCGGAGGAAGCAATGCGATAGGAGCCTTCACAGCCTTCATCGAAGACAAGGATGTCCGCCTTATCGGTGTCGAACCATCAGGAAGAGGACTGACATACGGAGATCACGCCGCCAGCCTTACAAAGGGTTCCCCGGGAGTCCTCCATGGGTTCAAAAGCTACGTTCTTACCGATGATAAGGGTGAGCCCGCAGAAGTCTATTCAATAGCAGCCGGACTTGATTATCCCTCAGTCGGACCCGCGCACGCCGCACTCAAGGAGAGCGGACGAGCAGAATACATATGCGCAAGCGACAAAGAAGCGCTTCATGCATTCAGGCTTCTTTGCAGGACAGAAGGGATCATCCCCGCGCTTGAAAGCTCCCACGCACTTGCCGGAGCGATAAGGATCGCAGCCGCAATGGAAAAAGATAAGAAAATCCTAGTTAACCTCTCGGGGCGGGGGGATAAGGATATGGAGACGATCTCCGCACTCGGAGTAATTGAGGTTTAG contains:
- the trpB gene encoding tryptophan synthase subunit beta, producing the protein MTERLQNQAGFPVKGIYSGFGGTYVPGALEPILTEIAEEYEKCTADKSFREEYLSLLKDYVGRPSALTECKNLTRTVGGARIFLKREDLNHTGAHKINNCIGQALLAKRMGKKKIIAETGAGMHGVASATVAALMGMECDVYMGEVDVQRQAPNVLRMKALGAKVVPVSDGQGTLKEAVDAALAAFCNDTSVFYLIGSAVGPHPYPTMVQNFQKIIGEEARAQMLERTGSLPDAVIACVGGGSNAIGAFTAFIEDKDVRLIGVEPSGRGLTYGDHAASLTKGSPGVLHGFKSYVLTDDKGEPAEVYSIAAGLDYPSVGPAHAALKESGRAEYICASDKEALHAFRLLCRTEGIIPALESSHALAGAIRIAAAMEKDKKILVNLSGRGDKDMETISALGVIEV